One Thermococcus sp. genomic region harbors:
- a CDS encoding ABC transporter substrate-binding protein has product MRKALALFLIGLVVLTSGCIGSGSSKSTGTEKLPTVRAATLLGGISTLDIMQAKGLDEKNGFYVKVLRLGKTPDIIAALKNGETDFAVIPAEMAAKLAQSGVDIKIIAVDMLQNQAIIGREKMKPEQLKGKKIGAVVASGTFKLFQAYMKVLYNISPSEYTIVNVPPGSIEDSLKDVDAVVIWEPLVSRLIVRNYTVITTYSELWDEAKERGIVRGPPVMLVWVVRGDFLREHKNLVNAFIRAQKESAAYWMNHPAETEKVLMNLYHLNEETVKTLYNRTEVVDSGLTDEMITGIKSEWHLAYLGGYLTKNPENLNIFYRG; this is encoded by the coding sequence ATGAGAAAGGCTCTGGCACTGTTCCTAATAGGCTTGGTTGTCCTGACGTCGGGGTGCATAGGCTCTGGTTCAAGCAAATCCACGGGTACGGAAAAGCTCCCGACAGTTAGAGCGGCGACTCTACTCGGCGGCATCAGTACACTCGACATAATGCAAGCAAAGGGTCTTGACGAGAAGAACGGCTTCTACGTTAAGGTTCTCCGTCTCGGCAAGACCCCGGACATAATAGCCGCCCTCAAAAACGGGGAGACAGACTTCGCGGTTATCCCTGCGGAGATGGCGGCAAAGTTAGCCCAGAGCGGTGTGGATATAAAAATCATTGCCGTTGATATGCTCCAGAACCAGGCCATAATTGGCAGGGAGAAGATGAAGCCCGAGCAATTAAAGGGCAAGAAGATAGGGGCTGTGGTGGCCTCCGGAACTTTCAAGCTCTTCCAAGCTTATATGAAAGTTCTCTACAACATCAGCCCCAGTGAGTACACCATCGTCAATGTCCCACCCGGCTCAATAGAGGACTCACTTAAGGACGTTGATGCCGTCGTGATATGGGAACCCTTGGTTAGTAGACTTATAGTCAGAAACTACACGGTGATAACAACTTATTCAGAGCTGTGGGACGAGGCCAAGGAGAGGGGTATCGTAAGGGGCCCACCAGTGATGCTCGTCTGGGTTGTCAGGGGGGACTTCCTCAGGGAACACAAGAACCTAGTGAATGCATTTATCAGGGCACAGAAGGAGAGTGCCGCCTACTGGATGAATCACCCCGCTGAGACGGAGAAGGTGCTCATGAATCTCTACCACCTCAACGAGGAGACGGTTAAGACCCTTTACAACAGGACGGAAGTGGTTGATTCCGGTCTGACCGACGAGATGATAACTGGGATAAAGAGCGAGTGGCATCTCGCCTACCTCGGCGGTTACCTGACAAAGAATCCGGAGAACCTTAACATCTTCTACAGGGGCTGA
- a CDS encoding ABC transporter ATP-binding protein, with translation MIKVRDLHFSYNGMEILRGIDFKAGTGEFIAILGPNGAGKSTFVKCLVGIVRCKGVEILGRPMGEYSPRELARAVAYVPQRVGRGFMTVFDTVLLGRRPYMGLTPSREDLKTVENALRRLGIEHLALKRTNEISGGELQKVSIARALAQGARILVLDEPTNNLDLKSQLEVVKLAKEFSENGLSIVVMHDVNLALRFAGRFIFMKGGRIVADGGREVLKPSLFREVYGVDVTIEEVRGIPLVVPL, from the coding sequence ATGATAAAGGTTAGAGACCTTCACTTCTCCTACAACGGCATGGAGATTCTGCGCGGAATAGACTTCAAAGCCGGGACCGGTGAGTTCATTGCAATCCTTGGACCAAACGGGGCTGGAAAGAGCACCTTTGTGAAGTGCTTGGTGGGAATAGTAAGATGTAAAGGTGTTGAAATACTCGGCCGGCCGATGGGGGAGTACTCTCCAAGAGAACTGGCCAGAGCCGTTGCCTACGTTCCCCAGAGGGTGGGAAGGGGATTCATGACAGTATTCGATACGGTGCTCCTTGGCAGGAGACCCTACATGGGGCTAACTCCCAGCAGGGAGGATTTAAAGACCGTTGAGAACGCCCTTAGGAGGCTCGGCATTGAACACCTCGCCCTAAAAAGGACGAACGAGATAAGCGGTGGGGAGCTTCAGAAGGTTAGTATAGCTAGGGCACTGGCACAAGGGGCGAGAATCCTCGTCCTAGACGAGCCGACAAACAACCTCGACTTGAAAAGCCAGCTTGAGGTGGTGAAACTCGCAAAGGAATTCTCGGAAAATGGTTTATCCATAGTGGTCATGCACGACGTCAACCTGGCACTGCGCTTCGCAGGGAGGTTCATCTTCATGAAAGGCGGTAGAATAGTGGCAGATGGCGGGAGGGAGGTTCTGAAGCCGTCCCTCTTCCGGGAGGTTTACGGTGTCGATGTGACAATAGAAGAAGTGAGGGGAATTCCCCTTGTAGTGCCTCTTTAA
- a CDS encoding 4-hydroxybenzoate octaprenyltransferase produces MAFDPGEVSKASRFHALMRLVRIEHTLFSLPYAYVGALLSGFPVTWAEIVLMSFALLGLRTAALAYNNIADIDIDSLNPRTWNRPLIRGAVKVSDAWWLVVVGSVIYFISAVLLNIWTALLSPIPWVLALSYPQGKRKHSFPHLHLGLTLAMAVAGGTIAVAGNASLLEALLRIPWAFYFGVLFWVAGFDTIYALMDYEFDVENGVGSIPARFGIKKARNVALAFHLFAVILFGIAGPLYGLGWVYTAGWVVASALIIYENYLSRKSLENVPKAFNLNLPIGLILTLSAIADVLIKLGGG; encoded by the coding sequence ATGGCATTCGACCCCGGTGAGGTCAGCAAGGCGAGCAGGTTCCACGCACTCATGAGGCTCGTCAGGATAGAACACACCCTTTTCAGCCTGCCTTACGCCTACGTTGGGGCCCTCCTCAGTGGTTTTCCCGTGACCTGGGCTGAGATAGTACTTATGAGCTTCGCCCTCCTCGGGCTTAGGACAGCAGCCTTGGCCTACAACAACATAGCGGACATAGACATAGACAGCTTAAATCCGAGGACTTGGAACAGGCCCCTTATCAGGGGCGCGGTAAAGGTGAGCGATGCATGGTGGCTGGTCGTTGTTGGCTCGGTAATCTACTTCATCTCGGCCGTTCTCTTGAACATCTGGACGGCTTTGCTAAGTCCGATTCCCTGGGTTCTGGCGCTCAGCTATCCCCAAGGGAAGAGAAAGCACAGCTTCCCGCATTTACACCTCGGTCTAACGCTGGCTATGGCCGTAGCGGGCGGGACGATAGCCGTCGCTGGAAACGCCTCACTGCTTGAGGCCCTGCTCAGGATCCCCTGGGCCTTCTACTTTGGGGTACTCTTCTGGGTGGCAGGTTTTGACACCATCTACGCGCTCATGGACTACGAGTTCGACGTGGAGAATGGAGTGGGAAGCATTCCCGCGCGCTTTGGGATAAAGAAGGCCCGCAACGTAGCATTGGCCTTTCACCTGTTTGCGGTAATCCTCTTCGGGATTGCAGGGCCACTCTATGGTCTCGGGTGGGTTTACACCGCTGGCTGGGTCGTTGCGAGTGCCTTGATCATCTACGAGAACTACCTGTCAAGGAAAAGCCTCGAAAACGTTCCCAAGGCTTTTAACCTCAACCTACCCATCGGTTTAATCCTCACGCTCTCTGCAATAGCCGATGTCCTGATAAAGCTTGGAGGTGGTTGA
- a CDS encoding ubiquinone/menaquinone biosynthesis methyltransferase translates to MVRELFNSIAEHYDLVNRLTTLGIDRHWRKKACEEALRYITQERIRILDIACGTGDMIRCMKKRLEKRGLSAEFHGLDCSERMLEIARKKVPFAELKVGTAEEIPFSDESIDLVSVAFGLRNFSDRERAMGEMHRVLKENGVLLLLEFSRNNSPPGRFAWFYTKSIVPLVGSLLTGNRKAYDHLWRSIRAFPSPEELSLEFKKKGFTVLSSKWLFPRIAFVMVLRKV, encoded by the coding sequence TTGGTAAGGGAACTGTTTAACAGCATAGCAGAGCACTACGACCTTGTGAACAGGCTGACGACCCTTGGGATAGACAGACACTGGAGGAAGAAGGCCTGTGAGGAAGCGCTTAGGTACATAACGCAGGAGAGAATACGAATCCTCGACATAGCCTGTGGGACGGGGGACATGATAAGATGTATGAAAAAACGACTTGAAAAGCGGGGCCTTTCGGCAGAGTTCCACGGCCTGGACTGTAGCGAGAGAATGCTTGAAATAGCGAGGAAAAAGGTACCATTTGCGGAGCTTAAGGTCGGAACCGCGGAGGAAATTCCCTTTTCAGATGAAAGCATTGATTTGGTTAGCGTTGCCTTCGGTTTAAGGAATTTCTCTGACAGGGAGAGAGCCATGGGGGAGATGCACCGTGTTCTTAAAGAGAATGGGGTTCTCCTCCTTTTAGAGTTCTCGCGGAATAATAGCCCTCCTGGGAGGTTTGCGTGGTTCTACACGAAGAGCATCGTCCCCCTCGTCGGCAGTCTCCTGACCGGCAACAGAAAAGCATATGACCACCTCTGGCGCTCCATCAGGGCATTTCCTTCGCCGGAGGAGCTTTCACTGGAGTTTAAGAAGAAGGGCTTTACAGTTCTTTCATCCAAGTGGCTTTTTCCAAGGATAGCCTTCGTTATGGTTCTTCGGAAGGTTTAG
- a CDS encoding methyltransferase domain-containing protein translates to MGMPFDPAYASYLDNPSRRKAPPPKRILRYLLSLQIERRIAVDVGAGTGYLTIPLSWGFGKVYAVEANPQMAQILEKNLRERGVKNVEVLRGEPT, encoded by the coding sequence ATGGGAATGCCCTTTGACCCCGCCTACGCGAGCTATCTCGATAATCCATCCCGGAGAAAAGCCCCTCCACCCAAGAGGATACTCCGTTATCTTCTGTCCCTACAGATTGAGAGAAGGATTGCCGTCGATGTGGGGGCCGGGACTGGCTACCTGACAATCCCACTGTCATGGGGTTTTGGGAAGGTCTACGCCGTGGAGGCCAACCCACAGATGGCACAAATCCTCGAGAAAAATCTCAGGGAAAGGGGCGTTAAAAACGTCGAAGTTCTCAGGGGGGAACCCACCTAA
- a CDS encoding ABC transporter permease, whose translation MKRGWLYLSIFALASWVVLAKLYPALVPGIGETLAFYSKAGYGLVIKSLLLTLYHSLLGFLVAFGLTGGAILLALYSTEFKAFLDSLNVFIQSVSVLVWTIIFIMIFGVTSSIAPILVTAMAAFPALLSAGISSSKNLLERYRPLVILLKPTNLQLYRHFVVPGTLPEMVSASRIAIGIALRISVVAEAFGSAGGIGYQLVYSYDLGLKDGVFAWALLLVILMVTVDQLILGRLEEWVRRWYW comes from the coding sequence ATGAAACGCGGTTGGCTCTATCTTTCCATTTTTGCACTGGCGTCTTGGGTTGTCCTAGCAAAGCTCTACCCAGCACTGGTCCCAGGGATAGGTGAGACCCTCGCGTTCTACTCAAAGGCGGGCTATGGCCTCGTCATTAAGTCGCTTCTCCTGACGCTCTACCACAGTCTCCTGGGTTTTCTGGTCGCTTTCGGTTTAACGGGCGGCGCGATACTGCTTGCACTCTATTCCACAGAGTTCAAAGCGTTTTTAGACTCCCTCAACGTCTTTATCCAGAGCGTTTCGGTTCTCGTGTGGACGATAATCTTCATCATGATATTCGGGGTGACAAGTTCCATAGCCCCTATCCTAGTCACGGCAATGGCGGCTTTTCCAGCCCTCCTTTCAGCGGGCATAAGCTCTAGCAAGAACCTCCTTGAGAGGTACCGCCCGCTCGTGATACTCCTCAAACCAACCAACCTCCAGCTTTACAGACACTTCGTAGTCCCCGGAACTCTCCCGGAGATGGTTTCAGCGAGCAGAATAGCCATAGGCATAGCCTTGAGGATAAGCGTCGTTGCTGAGGCATTCGGCTCCGCTGGAGGAATAGGCTACCAGCTCGTTTACTCTTACGACCTGGGTTTAAAGGACGGCGTCTTCGCCTGGGCGCTGCTCCTAGTCATTCTCATGGTGACGGTTGATCAACTTATCTTGGGGAGGCTTGAAGAATGGGTGAGACGCTGGTACTGGTGA
- a CDS encoding UbiD family decarboxylase, whose amino-acid sequence MRDYLEWLEKRGELIRVDEELSPELEIPAFLRKAMYRKRGAVLFERVRDFPEWRAVGNLFTGVETLRDVLGVEKLEEIGERPLKLLENLPLGLSDKLTSLGKLRKMSNYLPRVVRKAEFTKNIIEDEPLNSVPAFKTWPGDASRYLTYPLVCFSDPKGINSMSVYRVMLLNGERGVIHWQVHKRGSQAWRDYLEKNDGKMPVAIAIGSDIGTLLTAVSPVPYPMDKLLFAGFIRGKGLELYRLPNGILVPANAEAVIEGYVDVNELTEEGPFGDHFGFYDKPSERNELYPVFHAERLYYRDNPLYYGSVVGKPPLEDAVIGKAIERIFLPLMRMVLPEVVDVNFPEYGVFQGVAIVSIKKRYPGQGKKVLNALWGTGQAALTKVIIVVSDDINVHDVNQVMWAVASFVNPERDVLIIPNAHTDALDPAVSNPPLGSKLGIDATKKLPLEMGGRVVEEVREEPEVLKKLETLFRKYLGG is encoded by the coding sequence ATGAGGGACTACCTTGAGTGGCTTGAAAAGCGCGGTGAGCTTATCAGGGTTGACGAAGAGCTCTCACCAGAACTCGAGATTCCAGCTTTTCTTAGGAAGGCCATGTACAGGAAAAGGGGAGCTGTTCTCTTCGAAAGGGTTAGGGACTTTCCAGAGTGGAGAGCTGTTGGAAACCTCTTCACGGGTGTTGAGACGCTCAGAGATGTGCTGGGCGTTGAAAAACTCGAAGAGATAGGCGAGAGGCCTCTCAAGCTCCTAGAGAACCTTCCACTCGGCCTCTCGGACAAGCTCACATCCCTCGGAAAGTTGAGGAAGATGAGCAACTACCTCCCAAGGGTCGTGAGAAAGGCCGAATTCACAAAAAACATTATCGAGGACGAACCACTGAACTCCGTTCCTGCCTTCAAAACCTGGCCGGGAGATGCCTCCCGCTATCTAACCTACCCCCTCGTCTGCTTCTCAGACCCCAAAGGAATAAACTCGATGAGCGTTTATCGCGTCATGCTCCTCAATGGCGAGAGGGGTGTAATCCACTGGCAGGTTCACAAGCGCGGGAGCCAGGCCTGGAGGGATTACCTCGAGAAGAACGACGGTAAAATGCCGGTGGCGATAGCTATAGGCTCGGACATAGGGACGCTCTTGACGGCCGTTTCGCCGGTTCCGTATCCGATGGACAAGCTCCTCTTTGCCGGCTTCATCAGGGGAAAAGGTTTGGAACTATACCGCCTGCCGAACGGCATCCTCGTCCCGGCCAACGCTGAGGCCGTCATAGAGGGCTACGTCGATGTGAACGAGCTGACCGAGGAGGGACCATTTGGAGACCACTTCGGATTCTACGACAAGCCAAGCGAGAGGAACGAGCTTTACCCTGTTTTCCACGCCGAACGCTTGTATTACCGTGATAACCCCCTCTACTACGGCTCGGTCGTCGGGAAGCCGCCTTTGGAAGACGCCGTAATCGGGAAGGCCATCGAGAGGATTTTTCTCCCTCTTATGAGAATGGTCCTGCCGGAGGTCGTTGACGTCAACTTTCCGGAGTACGGTGTCTTCCAAGGAGTGGCAATAGTCTCGATAAAGAAGCGCTATCCCGGTCAGGGAAAGAAAGTCTTAAATGCCCTTTGGGGCACTGGGCAGGCCGCTCTGACCAAGGTGATAATCGTTGTGAGCGACGACATCAACGTCCACGACGTAAACCAGGTGATGTGGGCGGTCGCTTCCTTCGTCAATCCGGAGAGGGACGTTTTGATAATCCCGAACGCCCACACCGATGCCTTGGATCCAGCAGTTTCAAACCCGCCGCTGGGGAGCAAGCTCGGGATAGACGCCACTAAAAAGCTCCCGCTGGAGATGGGCGGCAGGGTTGTGGAAGAGGTGAGGGAGGAGCCTGAAGTGCTGAAAAAGCTCGAAACCCTTTTCAGGAAGTACCTCGGTGGTTGA
- a CDS encoding SLC13 family permease yields MLSLYVVLVLLDHSLPSITPGLIDWKSLSLITSLIIASKALELSGVFVRLSSRLIALSGGSERKLMLVLLPIIALTSTLIMNDTTMLVFIPLVTLTSELSGADKAKTVTLSATAANVGSALTPIGNPQNVIIWQNYDLSFGTFTGRMLPFVLLWLALLLVFALSVGGRKLELHDFPAVHLKRVSLVSAALLIVADVTLAETGKALWTFPLTLLVVFLFSRETLLAFDWVLVLTFALIFVDFGEISSIIASLGLSFPNEGIHLFLASSLLSQVMSNVPATVLLIGGRPRWLPLSVGVNVGGTGLVIGSLANLIAVRISGIRLRDFHKISVPYFLIALVLSALFLD; encoded by the coding sequence CTGCTCTCGCTCTACGTAGTCTTGGTTTTGTTGGATCATTCGCTTCCTTCAATAACGCCCGGTTTAATCGACTGGAAGAGCCTGTCGCTGATAACGTCACTCATAATAGCCTCAAAGGCCCTCGAGCTGTCCGGCGTTTTCGTGCGGCTTTCCTCAAGGCTCATTGCCCTCTCTGGCGGCTCCGAGAGAAAGCTGATGCTGGTTCTCCTTCCGATCATAGCCCTCACCTCCACGCTCATAATGAACGACACCACTATGCTCGTTTTTATCCCCTTGGTGACCCTCACTTCGGAGCTTTCCGGGGCTGACAAAGCTAAAACCGTTACACTCTCCGCGACGGCGGCCAACGTTGGCTCGGCTTTAACACCGATAGGCAACCCTCAGAACGTCATAATCTGGCAGAACTACGACCTTTCCTTTGGGACCTTCACAGGCCGTATGCTCCCATTTGTTCTCTTGTGGCTTGCCCTTCTGCTTGTCTTCGCACTTTCCGTGGGGGGCAGGAAGCTGGAGCTCCATGACTTTCCGGCCGTTCACCTAAAGAGAGTCTCCCTTGTCTCTGCAGCTCTCCTCATAGTTGCGGACGTAACCCTCGCCGAGACCGGAAAAGCTCTCTGGACGTTTCCCCTAACATTGCTTGTGGTCTTCCTGTTCTCGCGGGAGACTTTGCTCGCCTTCGACTGGGTTCTTGTCCTCACCTTCGCCCTCATATTCGTCGACTTTGGTGAGATTTCATCGATAATAGCCTCCCTCGGGCTGTCCTTCCCCAATGAAGGAATTCACCTCTTCCTTGCATCCTCTCTACTGAGCCAGGTCATGAGCAACGTTCCGGCGACGGTTCTCCTCATCGGCGGAAGACCTAGGTGGCTCCCCCTTTCAGTGGGTGTTAATGTCGGTGGAACTGGCTTAGTAATCGGCTCGCTTGCGAACCTCATAGCGGTCAGAATATCAGGAATACGGCTTAGGGACTTCCACAAAATTTCAGTGCCGTACTTTTTGATTGCCCTTGTTCTCTCTGCCCTTTTCCTGGATTAA
- a CDS encoding ATP-binding cassette domain-containing protein, producing the protein MGETLVLVKNLEKSFNGEKILGGISLKVERGEVVGIVGPNGTGKSTLVKILAEAERPDLGEVSIKGRLSVLYQEDYLLPWKKLRDNLCLGLKLMGRECNPIVFARKLGIDKFLERYPKEVSGGTRRKAAIVRALLPDVDVLVLDEPFTGLDTESKDTLLSIVGEFAKANKAVLIVSHQLEELFRVVDRVYVLRGRPAEVKKVLRREEIGKGTV; encoded by the coding sequence ATGGGTGAGACGCTGGTACTGGTGAAGAACCTAGAGAAGTCTTTCAACGGCGAGAAGATACTCGGGGGGATCAGCCTTAAAGTTGAGAGAGGAGAAGTTGTCGGGATAGTCGGTCCCAACGGAACCGGGAAGAGCACGCTCGTGAAGATTTTGGCGGAGGCGGAGAGACCGGATTTGGGTGAGGTCTCAATAAAAGGTCGCCTTTCTGTCCTCTATCAGGAGGACTATCTCCTACCCTGGAAGAAACTCCGCGATAACCTCTGCTTGGGACTAAAGCTCATGGGGCGAGAGTGCAACCCGATTGTCTTCGCCAGAAAACTCGGTATAGACAAATTCCTCGAGAGATACCCCAAGGAGGTGAGTGGTGGGACGCGGAGAAAGGCCGCGATAGTTAGGGCTTTGCTCCCGGACGTAGACGTCCTCGTCCTCGACGAACCTTTCACAGGGCTTGACACCGAGTCAAAGGATACTCTGCTGTCCATCGTTGGGGAATTCGCAAAAGCGAATAAAGCCGTCCTCATAGTCTCCCACCAGCTCGAGGAACTGTTCAGAGTAGTGGACAGGGTTTACGTTCTCCGGGGGAGGCCCGCGGAGGTCAAGAAAGTCCTGCGGAGGGAAGAGATTGGTAAGGGAACTGTTTAA
- a CDS encoding ferritin has protein sequence MLSERMLKALNEQINKELFSAYFYMGIAAYFKERSFDGFASWMEAQAEEELGHTMRFYDYVFDRGGKVELERIEKPKQEFESPLKAFEAVYLHEVGVTQSIFKLVDLAREENDHATYTFLQWFVQEQVEEEASTKAIVDKLKIIGDHPQGLFMLDRELGARGSQLRALMNPKA, from the coding sequence ATGCTTAGTGAAAGAATGCTTAAGGCACTTAATGAACAGATTAACAAGGAGCTTTTCTCGGCCTACTTCTATATGGGGATCGCAGCCTACTTTAAGGAGAGGAGCTTCGACGGCTTTGCGAGCTGGATGGAGGCCCAGGCAGAGGAAGAACTCGGGCATACGATGAGGTTCTACGACTACGTCTTCGACCGCGGTGGTAAGGTCGAGCTTGAGAGGATTGAGAAGCCAAAGCAGGAATTTGAAAGCCCTCTGAAGGCCTTTGAGGCCGTTTATCTCCACGAGGTCGGCGTTACCCAGTCTATCTTCAAACTGGTCGACCTTGCTAGGGAGGAGAACGACCACGCGACCTACACCTTCCTCCAGTGGTTCGTCCAGGAACAGGTCGAGGAGGAAGCAAGCACGAAGGCCATCGTTGACAAGCTCAAGATAATCGGCGACCACCCCCAGGGTTTATTCATGCTCGATAGAGAGCTTGGAGCGAGGGGTTCTCAGCTTAGGGCACTTATGAACCCCAAGGCCTGA
- a CDS encoding FprA family A-type flavoprotein → MVDVRVEKLCTDPELYIIRVDDDEIKYFEASWDIPEGITYNAYLMKLNGATVLFDVSKKDYADIFMEALKKLVDPKEITHIIIHHTEPDHSGALPKLLKENGYRAQIIGTTFARNLLQGFYGDEVVKNFKVIKDGEEMEIGGKTFRFITVPWLHWPDTMITYVVEDRLIFSCDAGGGYGIPKTVDDSDEEVIREYLPHVTKYIVTVIGHYHKYIVQNINKLKDLGIVEEAKMILPGHGLAWCRNPKRIFEYYEQVGAGIPTKDKVLVIYDSMYGFVERRMEIVIDELKKLGKKPVAYRFTDKEAPAVSDILGEVPDSEAVIIGASTYEAEIHPRVRYALYEILDKANYDKPVLIVGAFGWGGVAAKKIESLISRSKFDLVDTVESKGMPTKEDEERLREGVRKLVKWIA, encoded by the coding sequence ATGGTCGACGTTAGGGTCGAGAAACTCTGCACTGATCCTGAGCTGTACATCATCAGGGTTGATGATGATGAGATAAAGTACTTTGAGGCATCCTGGGACATCCCGGAGGGCATAACATACAACGCCTACCTCATGAAGCTGAACGGAGCGACGGTGCTCTTTGACGTCAGTAAGAAAGACTACGCGGATATCTTTATGGAAGCCCTGAAGAAGCTCGTGGACCCAAAGGAGATAACGCACATAATAATCCACCACACGGAACCGGACCACAGTGGAGCATTGCCGAAGCTCCTTAAGGAGAACGGTTATAGGGCGCAGATAATAGGAACCACCTTCGCGAGAAACCTCCTCCAGGGATTCTATGGTGACGAGGTCGTGAAGAACTTCAAAGTCATCAAAGATGGAGAGGAGATGGAGATAGGCGGAAAGACCTTCCGCTTCATAACCGTCCCCTGGCTCCACTGGCCCGACACGATGATAACCTACGTCGTTGAGGACAGGCTCATATTCAGCTGCGACGCCGGCGGCGGCTATGGAATTCCGAAGACGGTAGACGACAGCGACGAAGAAGTCATAAGGGAATACCTCCCCCACGTCACAAAGTACATCGTTACCGTCATCGGCCACTACCACAAGTACATCGTCCAGAACATCAACAAGCTCAAGGACCTCGGAATAGTAGAGGAGGCGAAGATGATACTTCCTGGCCACGGTTTGGCCTGGTGCAGAAACCCGAAGAGAATATTTGAATACTACGAGCAAGTCGGTGCCGGCATTCCAACTAAGGACAAGGTTCTGGTAATCTATGACTCAATGTACGGCTTCGTCGAAAGGAGGATGGAGATAGTTATCGACGAGCTGAAAAAGCTCGGGAAGAAGCCGGTGGCCTACCGCTTCACTGATAAAGAGGCCCCAGCGGTGAGTGACATCCTTGGAGAGGTTCCGGACAGCGAGGCGGTAATCATAGGTGCATCGACCTACGAGGCAGAGATACACCCGCGCGTACGCTATGCTCTCTACGAGATACTCGACAAGGCGAACTATGATAAGCCAGTTTTAATCGTTGGAGCCTTTGGATGGGGCGGTGTTGCCGCTAAGAAGATTGAAAGCCTTATAAGCAGGAGCAAGTTTGACCTCGTTGACACCGTCGAGAGCAAAGGTATGCCCACAAAAGAAGATGAGGAGAGGCTACGCGAGGGCGTCAGAAAGCTCGTGAAGTGGATAGCTTAA
- a CDS encoding iron ABC transporter permease, with amino-acid sequence MDYRVYTRQRLLIGFSLFLILLAVSLLSLSLGEYHVPLRAIFDVLSGGGNPDDRLVILGIRLPRIMAGILVGASMGVAGAVLQGYLRNPLATPFTMGVSHGAMFGASLAIILGAGYSLNSGQVFLNNPYAVVLFAFLGAISATLVILTLARLRGLSPEAIVLAGVAMSSLFVALTTLVQYFANELQLSAMVYWSFGNLARATWREDGVMTVAFTLIFAYFLLRRWDLNASTLGDDIAKSVGVNIERERLIGTLLSAFITSVTVAFVGVIGFIGLIAPHSMRLTAGGDYRFLIPLSALAGALLLVSADLLARIILSPMNLPVGVITSFLGAPAFIYLLVKMEGRT; translated from the coding sequence ATGGACTACAGGGTTTACACAAGACAGAGACTCCTCATAGGTTTTTCCCTTTTCCTGATCCTATTAGCCGTCTCTCTCCTCTCACTCTCACTTGGAGAGTACCACGTGCCACTGAGGGCCATATTTGACGTTCTTTCAGGTGGCGGAAACCCTGATGACAGACTCGTCATCCTTGGCATAAGACTGCCCAGGATAATGGCGGGAATTCTCGTCGGGGCATCCATGGGAGTGGCCGGAGCCGTTCTTCAGGGGTACCTGAGGAATCCGCTGGCGACGCCCTTCACGATGGGCGTTTCGCATGGGGCCATGTTCGGTGCTTCCCTAGCGATAATCCTTGGTGCGGGCTACTCGCTCAACTCCGGCCAGGTTTTTCTCAACAACCCCTACGCCGTGGTGCTATTCGCTTTCCTTGGGGCAATAAGCGCGACCCTCGTCATTCTCACTCTGGCGAGGCTGAGGGGTCTATCGCCGGAGGCCATAGTTTTAGCTGGAGTTGCCATGAGCTCCCTCTTCGTCGCGTTGACCACGCTCGTCCAGTACTTCGCCAATGAGCTTCAGCTCTCGGCGATGGTCTACTGGAGCTTTGGGAACCTCGCCAGGGCCACATGGCGGGAAGATGGGGTTATGACGGTTGCCTTCACCCTCATCTTCGCCTACTTTCTCCTTAGAAGGTGGGATCTCAACGCCTCGACGCTCGGCGATGACATTGCAAAGAGCGTCGGGGTGAACATAGAACGTGAGAGGCTCATCGGAACGTTACTCTCGGCGTTCATAACCTCCGTGACGGTTGCCTTCGTGGGGGTTATAGGCTTCATAGGTCTGATAGCCCCTCATTCTATGAGGCTTACAGCCGGTGGGGACTACCGCTTTCTGATTCCCCTCTCAGCCCTGGCCGGGGCGTTGCTTCTGGTTTCCGCCGATTTGCTCGCTAGGATCATCCTGTCACCGATGAACCTGCCCGTTGGCGTTATAACCTCCTTCCTAGGCGCCCCAGCGTTCATCTATCTTCTAGTAAAGATGGAGGGCAGGACATGA